A DNA window from Sphingopyxis sp. CCNWLW2 contains the following coding sequences:
- a CDS encoding DMT family transporter — MINRHASALVPTTLFVLLWSSGAIVSKIGLQYGSPFALLIARYLVALVALAGVAVWSGIFLPARASRSRVILVGLSIAGLYSACYLLALDNGMTPGALATLLGIQPILTLILTERRATAGRLLGLGCALAGLLLVVWDGLVAARFDMLGLLFAGLSLAGITTGSILQKKEDQAPWIVLPMQYIVGLAFAGAIAPFGPLHASWEPGFVLPVLWLGIVISVAATFLLYRLIARGNLVNVTSLFYLVPGVTAAMDWLILDNPMSGYAIIGLSLVVVGLLAVFRESCS, encoded by the coding sequence ATGATCAATCGTCATGCGTCGGCGCTTGTGCCGACCACTTTGTTCGTCCTGCTTTGGAGCAGCGGGGCGATCGTTTCGAAAATCGGCCTTCAATATGGGTCTCCGTTCGCGCTGCTTATCGCTCGCTATTTGGTTGCACTGGTAGCGCTGGCGGGGGTTGCTGTATGGAGCGGAATATTCCTTCCCGCGCGTGCCAGCCGTTCACGCGTCATCCTCGTGGGCCTATCGATCGCGGGACTCTACTCGGCCTGCTACCTCCTCGCCCTCGATAACGGGATGACGCCGGGCGCGCTCGCGACCCTGTTGGGCATCCAGCCGATCCTCACCCTGATCCTTACGGAACGGCGAGCGACTGCAGGACGGTTGCTCGGATTGGGCTGCGCACTTGCTGGGTTGCTGCTGGTCGTCTGGGACGGGCTAGTGGCGGCGCGATTTGACATGCTCGGCCTGCTGTTCGCGGGTCTGTCGCTGGCCGGCATCACGACCGGTTCGATCCTCCAGAAGAAAGAGGATCAGGCGCCCTGGATTGTACTTCCGATGCAATATATCGTCGGGCTGGCATTTGCCGGCGCCATCGCACCGTTCGGACCTCTCCACGCGTCATGGGAGCCGGGTTTCGTGTTACCGGTGTTATGGCTGGGGATTGTGATCTCCGTCGCAGCGACCTTCTTACTCTACCGGCTGATTGCACGAGGCAATCTCGTTAATGTGACAAGCCTTTTCTACCTGGTCCCCGGAGTCACGGCGGCAATGGATTGGCTGATCTTGGACAATCCCATGTCGGGCTACGCGATCATAGGATTGAGTCTGGTGGTTGTTGGACTCCTCGCGGTCTTTCGAGAAAGCTGTAGCTAA
- a CDS encoding SDR family NAD(P)-dependent oxidoreductase, with amino-acid sequence MARLEGKTAIIIGAGQTPGDTIGNGRAMAMLFAREGADVMCVDRNLARADDTVAAIVAEGGKAWSHAADIVRADDVAGIFDAALARWREIDILVNNVGVGVTGPQSDGPPHIASEAAFDTTLDVNLKGMWLTIKAAIPIMRNRGGGSIVNISSLASVAGDTAIAYMVSKAAVNRLTLAVASSNAAHGVRCNAILPGLMDTPMGIDATVAATSASAAQVRAARDGRVPLKGGMGDAWDTAYAALFLASDEAKYITGALLPVDGGFTTRVGNADG; translated from the coding sequence ATGGCAAGACTGGAAGGCAAGACCGCAATCATCATCGGCGCTGGGCAAACCCCGGGCGACACGATCGGCAACGGCCGCGCGATGGCGATGCTGTTCGCGCGCGAAGGCGCCGACGTGATGTGTGTCGACCGCAACCTGGCGCGTGCCGACGACACCGTCGCAGCGATCGTCGCCGAGGGCGGCAAGGCGTGGAGCCACGCCGCCGATATCGTCCGCGCCGATGATGTTGCGGGAATTTTCGACGCCGCGCTCGCGCGCTGGCGCGAGATCGACATTCTCGTCAACAATGTCGGGGTCGGCGTCACCGGCCCCCAATCCGACGGCCCGCCGCACATCGCGTCGGAGGCCGCATTCGACACGACACTCGACGTCAACCTCAAGGGCATGTGGCTGACGATCAAGGCCGCGATCCCGATCATGCGCAACCGCGGCGGCGGATCGATCGTCAACATCTCCTCGCTGGCGTCGGTCGCGGGCGATACCGCGATCGCCTATATGGTCTCGAAAGCGGCCGTGAACCGGCTGACGCTCGCGGTCGCGAGTTCCAACGCCGCGCACGGGGTGCGCTGCAACGCGATCCTGCCGGGGTTGATGGACACGCCTATGGGTATCGACGCCACGGTCGCGGCCACATCCGCATCAGCGGCACAGGTTCGCGCCGCGCGCGACGGCCGTGTTCCGCTCAAAGGCGGCATGGGTGACGCGTGGGACACGGCTTATGCCGCGCTGTTCCTGGCGTCGGACGAGGCCAAATATATCACCGGCGCGCTATTGCCGGTCGATGGCGGCTTCACGACGCGGGTCGGCAATGCCGACGGATAA
- a CDS encoding alpha/beta hydrolase, with translation MAAMTAFRAAEPVSFEEERAQFDAFHGAMPPADNCTIELIVADGVRGERITPRGADASRALLYHHGGGHTFGSALSHRHLVSRLAAAAGVVAFNMDYRLAPEHPYPAGLNDALATYRYVLGQGFTADQLVVGGESAGGNLTAALLLKLRALDLPLPAGAYLLSPWLDLTLAGESYEARAPHDPLITRAALDRCVTAYVGDGTAVDDPLVSPIKADLTGLPPLFIQVGTDELFLSDSTTFADRAALAGIDVELHVWAEMVHAWPLFHLALPVSGAAAIAEASAWIARQLAR, from the coding sequence ATGGCCGCGATGACGGCGTTTCGCGCGGCGGAGCCTGTAAGCTTCGAGGAAGAACGGGCGCAGTTCGACGCCTTCCATGGCGCGATGCCGCCCGCCGACAATTGCACAATCGAGCTGATCGTCGCCGACGGCGTGCGCGGCGAACGCATCACGCCGCGCGGCGCCGACGCCAGCCGCGCCTTGCTCTATCATCATGGCGGCGGCCACACCTTCGGCAGCGCGCTCAGCCACCGGCATCTGGTGTCGCGCCTTGCTGCGGCAGCAGGCGTGGTTGCGTTCAACATGGACTATCGGCTGGCGCCAGAGCATCCCTATCCGGCGGGGCTCAACGATGCGCTTGCGACCTATCGCTATGTGCTGGGTCAAGGGTTCACCGCCGACCAGTTGGTCGTCGGCGGCGAGTCCGCCGGGGGCAATCTGACCGCAGCCTTGCTGCTGAAGCTACGCGCGCTGGACCTGCCGCTGCCCGCCGGGGCTTATCTGCTCAGCCCGTGGCTCGACCTGACGCTGGCTGGCGAATCTTACGAAGCGCGCGCGCCGCACGATCCGCTAATTACCCGCGCGGCGCTCGACCGCTGCGTTACTGCCTATGTCGGCGACGGAACGGCGGTCGACGATCCGCTGGTATCGCCGATCAAGGCCGACCTCACCGGCCTGCCGCCGCTGTTCATTCAGGTCGGGACCGACGAACTGTTCCTGAGCGATTCGACAACATTCGCCGACCGCGCCGCGCTCGCGGGCATCGACGTCGAGCTGCATGTCTGGGCCGAGATGGTCCATGCCTGGCCGCTGTTCCACCTCGCGCTGCCCGTGTCGGGGGCCGCGGCGATCGCCGAAGCCAGCGCGTGGATCGCGCGCCAGCTCGCCCGCTAA
- a CDS encoding alpha/beta fold hydrolase, translating to MDILLIPGFMLDADLWSDVRPEIARFGNIIDVDTTQDSTIEAMAARAFASFAAPAIVVGFSMGGYVARQIAYKAPGLVRGLALVATSSRGSHPQPITRSAANGFRELSRSAVVRSLHPEHRSDERIERVQHMSRRLGGDAFFLQSRLQREDDTKRLSEIACPTVVVAAAEDELRSIDESRTLHENIPNSTMTIIEGTGHLIPLERPAELIAALQPLLSMHVA from the coding sequence ATGGATATCCTTCTGATTCCCGGTTTCATGCTCGACGCCGATCTGTGGAGCGACGTCCGCCCTGAGATCGCGCGTTTCGGCAATATCATCGATGTCGATACGACACAGGATTCGACGATCGAGGCGATGGCTGCGCGAGCTTTTGCATCCTTCGCCGCGCCCGCCATCGTGGTCGGATTCTCGATGGGAGGATATGTCGCCAGGCAGATCGCCTATAAGGCACCGGGCCTCGTACGAGGGCTCGCCCTGGTCGCGACATCATCGCGGGGCAGCCATCCGCAACCGATAACGAGGTCTGCGGCGAACGGCTTTCGGGAACTCAGCCGAAGCGCAGTCGTACGGTCGCTGCACCCCGAGCACCGTTCGGACGAACGCATCGAGCGCGTGCAGCATATGAGCAGGCGTCTCGGCGGCGACGCTTTCTTTTTGCAATCCCGGCTTCAGCGCGAAGACGATACGAAACGATTGTCCGAGATCGCCTGCCCAACCGTCGTGGTTGCCGCAGCGGAAGACGAGCTACGGTCGATCGACGAAAGCCGGACGCTGCACGAGAATATTCCGAATTCGACCATGACAATCATTGAAGGGACTGGTCACCTCATACCGCTGGAACGTCCAGCGGAATTGATAGCTGCATTGCAGCCTCTCCTTTCAATGCACGTTGCATGA
- a CDS encoding flavin-containing monooxygenase, which translates to MTHIGDNGDAAELAFDPAALRAKYREERDRRLRAEGTSQYIAVDGAFSHFLEDPYVEPGFTRAPLSDEVEAVVVGGGFGGLMAAARLREAGIDDVRIIERGGDFGGTWYWNRYPGAACDIESYVYMPLLEELDYIPTEKYARAPEIFAHSRAIGRHFGLYDKACFQTAVTELRWDEAIARWIVSTDRGDAIKARFVILSTGPLQRPKLPGIPGVESFKGQMFHTSRWDYAYTGGDATGGMTGLAGKRVGIIGTGATSIQAVPHLAETAGHLYVFQRTPSSVDARHNQPTDPAWAKSLTPGWQQRRMDNFNALVSGGVADEDLVADGWTEILGGVGVELLAQGDALARIQMNDFKRMERIRARVDAIVADPATAEALKPYYDQMCKRPCFNDAYLETFNRANVTLVDTKGQGVERITEKGVVVDCVEHELDCLIYSTGFEFQTDYARRVGFQTYGRGGLTLTDKWADGISTLHGFTTHGFPNLFILGNAQTANTPNFTHMLNISSRHVAHIVRHCADQKLASVEPSVEAEQLWVADVLSFAGMRRAFDEECTPGYYNNEGMPSDQTARAGFYGGGPILFTHKIDAWRAAGDLPGMICVPQ; encoded by the coding sequence ATGACGCATATCGGCGATAACGGCGATGCCGCCGAACTGGCTTTCGACCCCGCGGCGCTACGTGCCAAATATCGCGAAGAGCGCGACCGTCGGCTGCGCGCGGAGGGGACATCGCAATATATCGCGGTCGACGGCGCCTTCTCCCATTTTCTCGAAGATCCCTACGTAGAGCCAGGCTTCACCCGTGCGCCCTTGTCGGACGAAGTCGAAGCGGTCGTCGTAGGCGGCGGCTTTGGCGGGCTGATGGCGGCGGCGCGGTTGCGCGAGGCGGGCATCGACGATGTGCGGATCATCGAGCGCGGCGGCGACTTCGGCGGCACCTGGTATTGGAACCGCTATCCCGGCGCGGCGTGCGACATCGAATCCTATGTCTATATGCCGCTGCTCGAAGAACTCGATTATATCCCGACCGAGAAATACGCCCGCGCTCCCGAGATCTTCGCGCACAGCCGGGCGATCGGACGCCATTTCGGCCTCTATGACAAAGCCTGTTTCCAGACCGCGGTCACCGAACTGCGCTGGGATGAGGCCATCGCCCGCTGGATCGTCTCGACCGATCGCGGCGACGCGATCAAGGCCCGCTTCGTGATCCTGTCGACCGGCCCGCTCCAGCGTCCCAAGCTGCCGGGCATCCCCGGCGTGGAGAGCTTCAAGGGGCAAATGTTCCACACCAGCCGTTGGGACTATGCATATACCGGGGGCGATGCGACAGGCGGCATGACCGGCCTCGCCGGCAAGCGCGTCGGGATCATCGGCACCGGCGCGACTTCGATCCAGGCGGTTCCGCATCTCGCAGAAACCGCGGGCCATCTCTATGTCTTTCAGCGCACGCCCTCGTCGGTCGATGCGCGGCACAACCAGCCAACCGATCCCGCATGGGCCAAAAGCCTGACCCCGGGTTGGCAACAGCGGCGGATGGACAATTTCAACGCGCTGGTCAGCGGCGGGGTCGCCGACGAGGATCTGGTCGCCGACGGCTGGACCGAGATTTTGGGCGGCGTCGGGGTCGAATTGCTCGCGCAGGGCGACGCCCTCGCGCGCATCCAGATGAACGACTTCAAGCGGATGGAGCGCATTCGCGCGCGTGTCGACGCCATCGTCGCCGACCCCGCGACCGCCGAGGCGCTGAAGCCTTATTATGACCAAATGTGCAAACGGCCATGCTTCAACGACGCCTATCTGGAGACCTTCAACCGCGCCAATGTCACGCTGGTCGATACCAAGGGACAGGGCGTCGAGCGGATCACCGAAAAGGGTGTTGTCGTCGATTGCGTCGAGCATGAACTCGACTGCCTGATCTATAGCACCGGCTTCGAATTCCAGACCGACTATGCCCGGCGGGTCGGGTTCCAGACCTATGGCCGCGGCGGGCTGACGCTGACCGACAAATGGGCCGACGGGATTTCGACGCTGCACGGCTTCACCACGCACGGCTTTCCCAATCTGTTCATACTCGGCAATGCACAGACCGCGAACACGCCGAATTTCACCCATATGCTCAACATCTCCAGCCGCCATGTCGCGCACATCGTCCGCCATTGCGCCGACCAGAAACTGGCATCGGTCGAACCCAGCGTGGAAGCCGAGCAGCTATGGGTTGCCGACGTCCTCTCCTTCGCCGGCATGCGCCGCGCCTTCGACGAGGAATGCACGCCGGGCTATTATAACAATGAAGGCATGCCGTCGGACCAGACCGCGCGCGCCGGATTCTATGGCGGCGGACCGATTCTGTTCACGCACAAAATCGACGCGTGGCGCGCCGCCGGCGACCTGCCGGGGATGATCTGCGTGCCGCAATAA
- a CDS encoding crotonase/enoyl-CoA hydratase family protein produces the protein MTYSTISCAVEARVMTLTLDRLEQMNAFTLEMADELVDAFTRASEDDSVGAIIVTGAGKAFCAGMDLSADGNVFGLDESQRPTMASMRQATEAELARNGVRDEGGRVTLAIFNCKKPVIAAINGAAVGIGATMTLAMDVRMASEKARIGFVFGRLGVTPKACSTWFLPRLVGPQQALEWVLSADIFDAQEGLRCGLLRSVHAPETLLDEAKALARKFIDNRSPVAVALARQMLWRNAAARHPVEAHHVDSLAMFYTSIADGKEGVAAFLEKRPPNFSSVASKMPNFI, from the coding sequence ATGACCTATTCGACGATCAGCTGCGCGGTCGAGGCCCGGGTGATGACCTTGACGCTCGATCGCCTCGAGCAGATGAACGCTTTCACGCTCGAAATGGCCGACGAGTTGGTCGACGCCTTTACCCGCGCGAGCGAAGATGACAGCGTCGGTGCGATCATCGTCACCGGCGCGGGCAAGGCATTTTGCGCCGGCATGGACCTCAGCGCCGATGGGAACGTGTTCGGCCTCGACGAAAGCCAGCGGCCAACGATGGCTTCGATGCGCCAAGCGACCGAAGCCGAGCTCGCCCGCAATGGTGTTCGCGACGAAGGCGGCCGCGTGACCCTCGCCATCTTCAACTGCAAGAAACCGGTGATTGCCGCGATCAACGGCGCTGCGGTCGGCATCGGCGCGACAATGACGTTGGCGATGGATGTTCGCATGGCGTCCGAAAAGGCACGGATCGGCTTTGTCTTCGGGCGGCTCGGTGTCACACCGAAGGCCTGCTCAACCTGGTTCCTGCCCCGCCTTGTCGGCCCGCAGCAAGCGCTGGAATGGGTGCTCTCCGCTGACATCTTCGACGCGCAGGAAGGGCTGCGCTGCGGCCTGTTGCGATCGGTTCACGCGCCCGAGACGCTGCTCGATGAGGCGAAGGCGCTTGCCCGAAAATTCATCGACAACCGCTCTCCGGTCGCCGTCGCATTGGCGCGGCAGATGCTGTGGCGGAACGCAGCCGCACGGCATCCCGTCGAAGCGCATCACGTCGATTCGCTCGCGATGTTCTATACGAGCATTGCTGACGGCAAGGAGGGCGTGGCGGCGTTTCTAGAAAAGCGACCCCCGAATTTTTCGAGCGTCGCTTCGAAAATGCCCAATTTCATTTAG
- a CDS encoding TonB-dependent receptor domain-containing protein encodes MRRVSCTTLALAFAAMPAAAFAQRADDNATTSAEDAFGTSIGGEQIGIYNPNYVRGFSAAEAGNIRLDGLYIDQQASFTDRVIAGLQMRVGLSAQGYPFPAPTGIADYDLRKPGAKRLLSVSGRLGPLGSTALELDGELPLTDRLSIGAGYGILSDRNHTGGSAHFRTMALIARWEPVDGVEITPFWSRIGIRDEELPPLLLTAGDHLPPRIERVKRLGQKWAANNGETINAGIVTTMRRGDWTLKAGAFRSILDLDRAHTQLFLNVRPDGTADEVVIAEPGRRSASTSGEVRLSRRIEDGPRLHTLHLSLKGRDRSRTYGGGREIFVGNHPIEDPVVFPEPVSVFGTKTRDTVRQWTVGFAYEGRWKDVGEVSVGLQKTNYRKRVFGPGLPVVTTKDAPLLLNATAAVHASPSLAFYGGYTQGLEESPVAPGHAVNRDEAPPAIRTRQVDAGLRWSITPAIRLVAGVFEVRKPFYSLDAGRVFRQLGNVRHRGAEFSLSGQIAPGLTAIAGTALIDATLSGDAVDSGLVGQKPLASFGRLSTAVLDYRPTFAPAVSVDVVVESTSDRVASADGKLVIPARAIASVGGRYRFKLGKAPATLRVQLANIANKFGWANGPSGIYLYNFPRRLTATLTTDFG; translated from the coding sequence ATGCGCCGCGTTTCCTGCACCACGCTCGCGCTCGCGTTTGCCGCCATGCCCGCTGCCGCCTTTGCCCAGCGCGCGGACGACAATGCGACGACGAGCGCCGAGGATGCCTTCGGCACCTCGATCGGCGGCGAACAGATCGGCATCTATAATCCCAATTATGTGCGCGGATTTTCGGCGGCCGAGGCGGGCAATATCCGCCTCGACGGTCTCTATATCGATCAGCAGGCAAGCTTCACCGACCGGGTGATTGCGGGGCTCCAGATGCGCGTCGGATTGTCGGCGCAGGGTTATCCCTTTCCGGCGCCCACCGGCATTGCCGATTACGACCTGCGCAAACCCGGCGCGAAGCGGCTGCTGAGCGTCAGCGGGCGCCTCGGCCCGCTCGGGTCGACGGCGCTCGAACTCGACGGGGAACTGCCCCTTACCGACCGGCTTTCGATCGGCGCGGGTTATGGCATTTTGTCCGATCGCAACCACACGGGTGGCAGCGCCCACTTCCGCACCATGGCGCTCATCGCGCGCTGGGAGCCCGTCGACGGCGTCGAGATTACGCCCTTCTGGAGCCGTATCGGCATCAGGGACGAGGAACTGCCGCCGCTGTTGCTGACCGCTGGCGACCACCTGCCGCCGCGGATCGAGCGGGTGAAGCGGCTCGGGCAGAAATGGGCGGCGAACAATGGCGAGACGATAAATGCCGGGATCGTGACGACGATGAGGCGCGGCGACTGGACGCTGAAGGCTGGCGCGTTCCGCTCCATCCTCGACCTCGACCGCGCGCACACGCAGCTGTTCCTCAACGTCCGGCCCGACGGCACCGCCGACGAGGTGGTGATCGCAGAACCGGGCCGGCGATCGGCGTCGACGAGCGGCGAGGTTCGCCTGTCGCGCCGGATCGAAGACGGGCCGCGCCTGCACACGTTGCACCTGTCGCTGAAAGGGCGCGACCGGTCGCGCACCTACGGCGGCGGGCGCGAAATATTCGTCGGCAATCATCCGATCGAAGACCCGGTGGTCTTCCCCGAACCCGTCTCGGTCTTCGGCACCAAAACGCGCGACACCGTCCGTCAGTGGACTGTGGGGTTCGCTTATGAAGGGCGCTGGAAAGATGTCGGCGAGGTCAGCGTCGGATTGCAGAAGACCAATTACCGCAAGCGCGTCTTCGGTCCGGGCCTGCCGGTCGTCACGACGAAGGACGCGCCGCTCCTGCTGAATGCGACCGCTGCCGTCCACGCCTCGCCGTCGCTCGCTTTCTATGGCGGTTATACACAGGGGCTCGAGGAGAGCCCGGTCGCCCCCGGACATGCGGTGAACCGCGACGAGGCGCCGCCCGCGATCCGGACGCGGCAGGTCGACGCCGGCCTTCGCTGGTCGATCACGCCCGCCATCCGCCTCGTCGCGGGCGTATTCGAAGTGCGCAAGCCCTTTTACTCGCTCGACGCGGGGCGGGTCTTCCGCCAGCTCGGCAACGTCCGCCATCGCGGCGCCGAATTCTCGCTTTCGGGCCAGATCGCGCCGGGGCTGACGGCGATCGCCGGCACCGCATTGATCGACGCCACCCTGTCGGGCGATGCCGTCGACAGCGGCCTCGTCGGCCAGAAGCCGCTCGCAAGCTTTGGCCGGCTGTCGACCGCGGTGCTCGATTACCGGCCCACCTTCGCGCCCGCTGTCTCGGTTGACGTCGTTGTCGAGAGCACGTCGGACCGGGTCGCAAGCGCCGACGGAAAGCTCGTCATTCCTGCGCGCGCGATCGCGTCGGTCGGCGGCCGCTACCGGTTCAAGCTTGGCAAGGCGCCCGCGACGCTGCGCGTGCAGCTTGCGAATATCGCCAACAAATTCGGTTGGGCGAACGGGCCGTCAGGGATCTACCTCTACAATTTTCCGCGCCGGCTCACCGCGACGCTCACCACCGATTTCGGCTGA
- a CDS encoding TetR/AcrR family transcriptional regulator yields the protein MTAPKSKARATRGSKRALFLEEAARALNSRGISQTSLADLAQTIGVSRAALYYYFEDQQDLVFQSYRRSCEMMARRLSEAAHAGGDALTILNNFIDGMLGADEPDFASLSEAAFLHPDQRSTILGLYEAILASIVEILNGGARRGELRSCATGIAAQAIIGLVSWISMAKRWGSNTELTQADMVTAIKALLDSGIAADRKALIAYRPIDMSRGAMRADNVFNAEAMAAAKQEALLASASWLFNLKGVDATSLEEIAMRVGVTKKVIYHNVGDKETLLVACNRRAFRIWEDIAQAALSYDGSRLEAMCMAMYANTEASLREDWAPLSSLAGFEALPVEARTEVDESAIRLMNAYLQIQAAGQKEGSIAVPNARAFMAIAPGTFQWLPKWHDSFSAAEREIAPREIADLIRLGLRAV from the coding sequence ATGACCGCACCCAAAAGCAAGGCGCGCGCGACGCGCGGCAGCAAGCGCGCACTGTTTCTGGAAGAGGCGGCGCGCGCGCTCAACAGCCGCGGCATTTCACAAACCTCTCTCGCCGACCTCGCACAGACGATCGGCGTCTCACGCGCCGCACTCTATTATTATTTCGAGGATCAGCAGGATCTGGTTTTCCAAAGCTATCGCCGCTCGTGCGAGATGATGGCGCGGCGGTTGAGCGAAGCCGCGCATGCCGGCGGCGATGCCCTGACGATCCTCAACAATTTCATCGATGGAATGCTCGGCGCCGACGAACCCGATTTCGCCTCGCTCAGCGAAGCGGCGTTTCTGCATCCCGACCAGCGCAGCACGATCCTTGGCCTGTACGAGGCGATCCTTGCCAGCATCGTCGAAATCCTGAACGGCGGCGCACGACGCGGCGAGTTACGCTCCTGTGCGACGGGCATCGCCGCGCAGGCGATCATCGGGCTGGTGTCGTGGATTTCGATGGCGAAGCGCTGGGGGTCCAACACCGAATTGACGCAGGCCGACATGGTCACCGCGATCAAGGCGCTGCTCGACAGCGGCATCGCTGCCGACCGCAAGGCGCTGATCGCCTATCGCCCGATCGACATGTCGCGCGGCGCGATGCGTGCCGACAATGTCTTCAATGCCGAGGCGATGGCCGCGGCGAAACAGGAGGCGTTGCTGGCATCGGCATCATGGCTCTTCAACCTCAAGGGGGTCGATGCGACGTCGCTCGAGGAAATCGCGATGCGTGTCGGCGTGACCAAGAAGGTCATCTATCACAATGTCGGCGACAAGGAGACATTGCTCGTCGCCTGCAATCGCCGCGCTTTCCGCATCTGGGAGGATATTGCGCAAGCGGCGCTGTCCTACGACGGCTCGCGGCTCGAGGCGATGTGCATGGCGATGTACGCCAATACCGAAGCCAGCCTGCGCGAGGATTGGGCGCCGTTGTCCTCACTCGCGGGTTTCGAGGCACTGCCGGTGGAAGCGCGCACCGAAGTCGATGAATCGGCCATCCGGTTGATGAACGCCTATCTGCAAATCCAGGCCGCGGGTCAGAAGGAAGGCTCGATTGCGGTGCCCAACGCGCGCGCCTTCATGGCGATAGCCCCCGGAACTTTTCAGTGGCTGCCCAAGTGGCACGACAGTTTTTCGGCGGCCGAGCGCGAAATTGCACCGCGCGAGATCGCCGATCTGATCCGGCTGGGCCTGCGCGCGGTCTGA
- a CDS encoding carboxymuconolactone decarboxylase family protein, giving the protein MRLDAPRIAPLREDQLTDEQRAILAPLLAQMPLLNIFATFVHTPAALKAFLAWGNYILAPDGSLTPRQREIIILRVGFLCKSGYEFAQHEQIGLHSGLSADEIARIKQGAEAGWEPGEAALIHMADELIADHFVSGATWAQLRAQFDEAQCMDAVYTAGQYTQVSMFLNSFGVQLDPGLTLDPDLKG; this is encoded by the coding sequence ATGCGATTGGACGCCCCTCGCATCGCGCCGCTGCGCGAAGACCAACTGACCGACGAACAGCGCGCGATCCTCGCCCCGCTGCTCGCGCAGATGCCGCTGCTCAACATTTTCGCGACCTTTGTTCACACGCCCGCCGCGCTGAAGGCGTTTCTGGCTTGGGGCAATTATATCCTCGCCCCGGACGGCAGCCTTACCCCGCGCCAGCGCGAGATCATCATCCTGCGCGTCGGTTTCTTGTGCAAATCAGGCTATGAATTCGCCCAGCATGAGCAGATCGGGCTTCACTCGGGGCTGTCGGCCGACGAGATCGCACGCATCAAGCAAGGCGCCGAGGCGGGGTGGGAACCCGGCGAAGCGGCGCTGATACACATGGCCGACGAGCTGATCGCCGACCATTTCGTCAGCGGCGCGACCTGGGCGCAGCTGCGTGCGCAGTTCGACGAAGCCCAGTGCATGGACGCGGTCTATACTGCGGGTCAGTACACGCAGGTATCGATGTTTCTGAACAGCTTCGGCGTCCAGCTCGACCCTGGCCTGACGCTCGATCCCGATCTGAAAGGTTAA